A region from the Halosolutus gelatinilyticus genome encodes:
- a CDS encoding IMP cyclohydrolase has product MYVGRFVVVGPDVGAYRVSSRSFPNRRIVDREDALTVGPTEDAPETDNPYVSYNCLRAVETPTGETVAFGNGSQVDPIAEKLELGYPARDALAECLLALDYEKDDYDTPRIAATIDDGGEALIATVRKDALLVETVDEPTLVATYESNAPEPIDFDAESAAAAASEAYEREFEHAVCAAGVIRTGDGFETAIENGN; this is encoded by the coding sequence ATGTACGTTGGACGCTTCGTCGTCGTTGGCCCCGACGTCGGCGCCTACCGCGTGTCGTCGCGATCGTTCCCGAACCGCCGGATCGTCGATCGGGAGGACGCGCTGACGGTCGGTCCGACCGAGGACGCCCCGGAGACGGACAACCCCTACGTCTCCTACAACTGCCTTCGTGCGGTCGAGACCCCGACCGGCGAAACGGTCGCCTTCGGGAACGGGTCGCAGGTCGACCCGATCGCCGAAAAGCTGGAACTCGGCTACCCGGCCCGCGACGCGCTCGCGGAGTGCCTGCTGGCGCTCGATTACGAGAAGGACGACTACGACACGCCCCGGATCGCGGCGACGATCGACGACGGCGGCGAAGCGCTGATCGCCACCGTTCGGAAAGACGCCCTGCTCGTCGAGACCGTCGACGAACCGACGCTCGTCGCGACCTACGAGTCGAACGCGCCCGAGCCGATCGACTTCGACGCGGAGAGCGCCGCTGCCGCCGCGAGCGAGGCCTACGAGCGCGAGTTCGAGCACGCGGTCTGTGCGGCCGGCGTCATCCGGACCGGCGACGGATTCGAGACGGCGATCGAGAACGGGAACTGA
- a CDS encoding ATP-dependent DNA helicase, which produces MNIEELSGLPPGAIEHFEREGIEELYPPQAEAVEDGATDGENLVAAVPTASGKTMIAALAMLSAIERGGKALYIVPLRALASEKKAEFEAYEEFGVTVGVTTGNYESTSDWLATKDIIVATSEKVDSLVRNGADWLSDLTCVVSDEVHLIDDPNRGPTLEVTLAKLRQLNPELQVVALSATVGNAGEIADWLDAELVDTDWRPIDLRMGVHYGNALHFDDGTTREVPVEGSEKQESALVRDILQEGGSSLVFVNSRRNAEATARRLGQVSSRELTGGERNDLAELAADIRAVSDTETSEDLAACIERGSAFHHAGLASEHRSLVEDAFRERLLKVIAATPTLAAGVNTPARRVIVRDWRRFDPTAGGMAPLDVLEVHQMMGRAGRPGLDPYGEAVLLAKSHDDHEDLFDRYVWADAEPVRSKLAAEPALRTHVLATIASGFARTREGLLEFLEETLYASQSTEPGRLERVTDGVLQYLESNDFIERDAGDAGGDGAFTSAAEMAEGGTTDLEATSLGHTVSRLYLDPMSAAEIVHGLEDADERPTALGCYQLVSRTPDMYQLYLRSGEDEKYGELYYEREDELLGDAPSEFEDNRFEDWLAALKTGKLLEDWATELDEDTITERYKIGPGDLRGKVDTAEWLLGAAESLANEIGSEWTVAVREARARVEHGVDEELLELVSVSGVGRKRARRLYAVGIEEPADLRTADKGVILGALKGKKTAETILENVGREDPSMDDVEPSDSPAVDASTDAASSSTDGGNGDDGATNAAADESQSSLGDF; this is translated from the coding sequence ATGAATATCGAGGAGCTGTCGGGGCTCCCGCCCGGCGCGATCGAGCACTTCGAGCGCGAGGGGATCGAGGAGCTCTACCCGCCCCAGGCCGAGGCGGTCGAGGACGGCGCGACCGACGGCGAGAACCTGGTCGCCGCGGTCCCCACCGCTAGCGGCAAGACCATGATCGCCGCGCTCGCGATGCTGTCGGCGATCGAACGCGGCGGGAAGGCGCTGTATATCGTCCCCCTTCGCGCGCTCGCCAGCGAGAAAAAGGCCGAGTTCGAGGCCTACGAGGAGTTTGGCGTCACGGTCGGCGTCACGACCGGCAACTACGAGAGCACCAGCGACTGGCTCGCGACGAAGGACATCATCGTGGCGACCAGCGAGAAGGTCGACTCGCTCGTGCGCAACGGCGCCGACTGGCTCTCGGATCTCACCTGCGTCGTCAGCGACGAGGTTCACCTGATCGACGACCCGAACCGGGGACCGACGCTGGAAGTCACGCTCGCCAAGTTGCGCCAGTTGAACCCCGAACTGCAGGTCGTTGCGCTCTCGGCGACGGTCGGCAACGCCGGCGAGATCGCCGACTGGCTCGACGCCGAACTCGTGGACACGGACTGGCGACCGATCGACCTCCGGATGGGCGTCCACTACGGGAACGCGCTGCACTTCGACGACGGCACGACCCGCGAGGTCCCCGTCGAGGGATCGGAGAAGCAGGAGTCCGCGCTCGTCCGCGACATCCTCCAGGAGGGCGGCTCCTCGCTCGTGTTCGTCAACTCCCGGCGGAACGCCGAGGCGACGGCGCGGCGACTGGGGCAGGTGTCGAGCCGCGAACTGACCGGCGGGGAACGCAACGACCTCGCCGAACTCGCCGCGGACATTCGGGCGGTCAGCGACACGGAGACGAGCGAGGACCTTGCGGCCTGCATCGAGCGCGGCTCCGCGTTCCACCACGCCGGCCTGGCGAGCGAGCACCGATCGCTCGTCGAGGACGCCTTCCGCGAACGCCTGCTGAAGGTGATCGCCGCCACCCCGACGCTCGCGGCGGGAGTGAACACCCCGGCCCGGCGCGTGATCGTCCGCGACTGGCGACGCTTCGACCCGACCGCGGGCGGGATGGCCCCGCTCGACGTCCTCGAAGTCCACCAGATGATGGGACGAGCGGGACGGCCCGGCCTCGACCCCTACGGCGAGGCCGTCCTGCTCGCGAAGAGCCACGACGACCACGAGGACCTGTTCGATCGCTACGTCTGGGCCGACGCCGAACCCGTCCGGTCGAAACTCGCCGCCGAACCCGCCCTGCGGACCCACGTGCTCGCGACGATCGCCTCCGGGTTCGCCCGCACCCGCGAGGGGCTGCTCGAGTTCCTCGAGGAGACCCTTTACGCGAGCCAGTCGACCGAACCGGGGCGGCTCGAGCGCGTGACCGACGGCGTCCTGCAGTACCTCGAATCGAACGACTTCATCGAGCGCGACGCGGGCGACGCGGGCGGCGACGGCGCGTTCACCTCCGCGGCCGAGATGGCCGAAGGGGGGACGACCGATCTGGAGGCGACCAGCCTGGGCCACACCGTCTCCCGACTCTACCTCGATCCGATGAGCGCCGCCGAGATCGTCCACGGCCTCGAAGACGCCGACGAGCGTCCGACCGCGCTCGGGTGCTACCAGCTCGTCTCGCGCACGCCGGACATGTACCAGCTGTACCTGCGATCGGGCGAGGACGAGAAGTACGGCGAACTCTACTACGAGCGCGAAGACGAACTGCTGGGCGACGCCCCGAGCGAGTTCGAGGACAACCGGTTCGAGGACTGGCTCGCCGCGCTCAAGACGGGGAAGCTCCTCGAGGACTGGGCGACCGAACTGGACGAGGATACGATCACGGAGCGGTACAAGATCGGTCCCGGCGACCTCCGCGGGAAGGTCGACACCGCCGAGTGGCTGCTCGGCGCGGCCGAATCGCTCGCGAACGAGATCGGCAGCGAGTGGACCGTTGCCGTCCGCGAGGCGCGGGCGCGGGTCGAACACGGCGTGGACGAGGAGTTGCTCGAACTCGTCTCGGTCAGCGGCGTGGGCCGCAAGCGCGCCCGACGGCTGTACGCGGTCGGCATCGAGGAGCCCGCCGATCTGCGGACCGCGGACAAGGGCGTGATCCTCGGCGCGCTCAAGGGCAAGAAGACGGCCGAGACGATCCTCGAGAACGTCGGCCGCGAGGATCCGTCGATGGACGACGTCGAACCGAGCGATTCGCCGGCGGTGGACGCGTCGACGGACGCGGCGAGTTCGAGCACCGACGGCGGGAACGGCGACGACGGGGCGACGAACGCCGCGGCGGACGAGAGCCAGTCCAGCCTGGGTGACTTCTGA
- a CDS encoding homing endonuclease associated repeat-containing protein: protein MTTEAECIEALREAADRLGESPTKAQYEELGLTPASATIIRTFGRWNDAKKAAGLDTSRSTGSRVGPKPDDVELPEGASWEEFTVDQRWHYRNVEWNTERSLRRRDRHRSWLNDQKRERGCSRCGFDVDSCLDFHHRDTATKTMAVGRMVTFGYGKDALREEIDKCDVLCANCHRKAHYTTPDRERRRWVHERKRNAGCDRCSESDPACLDFHHTGTEKRATIAELISDDRSKERIRAEIDRCQVLCANCHRLEHGDPATVDGD, encoded by the coding sequence GTGACGACCGAAGCGGAGTGCATCGAGGCGTTACGGGAAGCTGCCGATCGGCTCGGCGAGTCGCCGACGAAGGCGCAGTACGAGGAGCTGGGATTGACGCCTGCGTCAGCGACGATCATTCGAACGTTCGGCCGTTGGAACGATGCGAAGAAGGCGGCGGGGCTAGATACGTCGCGTTCCACGGGGTCTCGTGTCGGACCGAAACCCGACGACGTCGAACTCCCCGAGGGGGCGTCTTGGGAGGAGTTCACCGTCGATCAGCGGTGGCACTATCGAAACGTCGAGTGGAATACCGAACGATCGTTACGCCGCCGCGATCGGCATCGTTCCTGGCTCAATGACCAAAAACGGGAACGTGGGTGCTCACGATGTGGTTTCGACGTTGATTCGTGCCTCGACTTCCACCATCGTGATACAGCCACGAAAACGATGGCCGTCGGTCGAATGGTAACTTTCGGCTATGGGAAGGATGCGCTCCGTGAAGAGATCGATAAGTGTGACGTATTGTGCGCCAATTGCCACCGGAAAGCACACTACACCACTCCTGATCGCGAACGTCGTCGATGGGTCCACGAACGAAAACGGAACGCAGGGTGTGATCGATGTTCGGAGTCGGATCCGGCATGTCTGGACTTCCATCACACCGGTACCGAAAAACGTGCGACGATCGCCGAACTGATCTCGGACGACCGATCGAAAGAGCGGATTCGTGCTGAAATCGACCGGTGTCAAGTTCTCTGTGCGAACTGCCATCGATTGGAGCACGGTGATCCGGCGACTGTAGATGGTGACTGA
- a CDS encoding NADH:flavin oxidoreductase — protein sequence MASLEDPLEIGGLTVPNRLYRAPLLECAGNGPDAVDVLIDDLEPAAESGVGLICQGATIVRGEGGCAAPGMTRVHDPAFVSRLSRLTDRIHDHGGRIFVQLEHGGLRSMETWHAEYRREHPDLEQLAVSKPPWQLRALDRVGFLSYDPHVMPTDEVYDLAADFGRAAAAAVEAGYDGIHLAGANMGIVQQFLSPFYNRRDDEFGGGPEARLEFLALVHDEIRDRAGDVPLMTKIPAETPAPPAPIVDRKLSLDDGVEIARRLEQIGYDAVVPVQTSVVWDMSIVRGEYPDRAWENEALQEEYDAAFGGSVRKRLVALGNRVQSLQYDFEPAWNEDFCRRVRDEVSIPVLAEGGIRERGRIDRLLGDGSAGGAAGADSQPACDAVGMARPFYAEPRLGARLLADGDETPRALCESCNNCTVPQVTGAPGICRTPDVLRKRGELERSGAYETSGS from the coding sequence ATGGCGTCGCTCGAAGACCCGCTGGAGATCGGCGGGCTCACGGTCCCCAACCGGCTCTACCGCGCGCCGCTGCTCGAGTGCGCGGGCAACGGTCCCGACGCGGTCGACGTGCTGATCGACGACCTCGAACCCGCCGCCGAGTCCGGCGTCGGCCTCATCTGCCAGGGGGCGACGATCGTCCGCGGCGAGGGCGGCTGCGCCGCGCCGGGGATGACCCGCGTCCACGATCCCGCGTTCGTCTCGCGGCTGTCGCGGCTGACCGATCGCATCCACGATCACGGCGGTCGGATCTTCGTCCAGTTAGAGCACGGCGGCCTCCGGAGCATGGAGACCTGGCACGCCGAGTACCGGCGGGAGCACCCGGACCTCGAGCAACTCGCCGTGTCGAAACCGCCCTGGCAGTTGCGGGCGCTCGATCGCGTCGGCTTCCTCTCGTACGATCCGCACGTCATGCCGACCGACGAGGTGTACGACCTCGCGGCCGACTTCGGGCGAGCGGCCGCCGCCGCCGTCGAAGCGGGCTACGACGGCATCCACCTTGCGGGCGCGAATATGGGCATCGTCCAGCAGTTCCTCTCGCCGTTCTACAACCGGCGCGATGACGAGTTCGGCGGCGGACCCGAGGCGCGACTCGAGTTTCTGGCGCTCGTCCACGACGAGATCCGCGATCGAGCCGGCGACGTCCCGCTGATGACCAAGATCCCCGCGGAGACGCCCGCGCCGCCCGCGCCCATCGTCGATCGAAAACTCTCGCTCGATGACGGCGTCGAGATCGCCCGGCGACTCGAACAGATCGGCTACGACGCAGTCGTCCCCGTCCAAACCTCCGTGGTCTGGGACATGAGCATCGTCCGGGGCGAGTACCCCGATCGGGCCTGGGAGAACGAGGCGCTGCAGGAGGAGTACGACGCGGCGTTCGGCGGTTCAGTGCGAAAGCGGCTCGTCGCCCTCGGAAATAGGGTCCAGTCGCTGCAGTACGACTTCGAGCCCGCGTGGAACGAGGACTTCTGTCGGCGGGTTCGCGACGAGGTGTCGATTCCTGTCCTCGCGGAGGGCGGCATTCGGGAGCGCGGGCGGATCGATCGGCTACTGGGAGACGGATCCGCGGGCGGGGCCGCCGGAGCCGACTCACAACCCGCCTGCGACGCCGTCGGGATGGCCCGGCCGTTCTACGCCGAACCTCGACTCGGCGCCCGACTGCTTGCGGACGGCGACGAAACCCCGCGCGCGCTCTGCGAGAGCTGTAACAACTGTACCGTGCCGCAGGTGACCGGGGCACCGGGGATCTGTCGAACGCCGGACGTGCTCCGAAAACGGGGCGAACTCGAGCGATCGGGAGCGTACGAGACCTCGGGTTCGTAA
- the cysE gene encoding serine O-acetyltransferase, with amino-acid sequence MIRRVREDITAMCERDPAATGRLEVLLAYPGLHAVWAHRIAHRLWNREIRLAARLFSHVVRWLTGVEIHPGASIGRRVTIDHGMGVVIGETAEVGDDVHMYHGVTLGGATNEPVKRHPTVEDGVQIGANATLLGDITIGEEAVVGAGSVVSRDVEAGATVAGVPAERVD; translated from the coding sequence ATGATCCGGCGAGTTCGCGAGGACATCACGGCGATGTGCGAGCGCGATCCGGCCGCGACGGGCCGGCTCGAAGTCCTGTTGGCCTACCCCGGACTCCACGCCGTCTGGGCCCACCGGATCGCCCACCGGCTGTGGAACCGAGAGATCCGCCTCGCCGCGCGGCTGTTCTCGCACGTCGTTCGGTGGCTGACTGGCGTCGAGATCCACCCCGGCGCATCGATCGGCCGTCGGGTAACGATCGACCACGGAATGGGCGTCGTCATCGGCGAAACCGCCGAGGTCGGCGACGACGTGCACATGTACCACGGCGTCACGCTCGGCGGAGCCACGAACGAACCGGTCAAACGCCACCCGACGGTCGAAGACGGCGTCCAGATCGGCGCGAACGCGACGCTACTGGGCGATATCACGATCGGCGAGGAGGCGGTCGTCGGCGCCGGGTCGGTCGTCAGCAGGGACGTCGAGGCCGGGGCGACGGTCGCCGGCGTTCCGGCCGAGAGAGTAGACTGA
- a CDS encoding DUF6498-containing protein: MRSAWKRSQSAFVGVVVANLASVGAIWWYGWQAHALLIVYWLETGVVGAVYVAKILRTEGVDDPEDVRSRTKIHGEPPRSYVGRSNRTIANALVLNYTGFWLFMGAFILVVPFAEEAVLEPTSPDVVALAAVGLVGYHAFSYWYEYVGFREYERRGPVSLLVEPAPRFWALSLALFFGLGVASFARDPMGAIVALAFFKTCADLLIHRRERKRASA, from the coding sequence GTGCGCTCGGCGTGGAAGCGATCGCAGTCGGCGTTCGTCGGCGTCGTCGTCGCGAACCTCGCGTCGGTGGGCGCGATCTGGTGGTACGGCTGGCAGGCCCACGCCCTCCTGATCGTCTACTGGCTGGAAACCGGCGTCGTCGGAGCGGTCTACGTGGCGAAGATCCTCCGGACCGAGGGAGTCGACGATCCCGAGGACGTTCGGTCACGGACGAAGATCCACGGCGAGCCGCCCCGATCGTACGTCGGACGGTCGAACCGGACGATCGCAAACGCCCTCGTCCTGAACTACACAGGGTTCTGGCTCTTCATGGGCGCGTTTATCCTCGTCGTCCCCTTCGCCGAAGAGGCGGTGCTGGAGCCGACGAGCCCGGACGTCGTCGCCCTCGCCGCTGTCGGGCTCGTCGGCTACCACGCCTTCTCGTACTGGTACGAGTACGTCGGCTTCCGGGAGTACGAACGACGGGGCCCGGTGTCGTTGCTGGTCGAACCAGCGCCTCGGTTCTGGGCGCTCTCGCTGGCACTCTTTTTCGGCCTGGGTGTGGCCTCGTTCGCCCGAGACCCGATGGGTGCGATCGTCGCGCTGGCATTCTTCAAGACCTGCGCCGATCTGCTGATCCACAGACGGGAGCGCAAACGCGCCTCGGCATAA
- a CDS encoding rhodanese-like domain-containing protein yields MDRRTFLTISGAATLGSVAGCLSDDGTETEADGYGPKPDTVPEERSIDTSTYRTQVFQGVEVPLAPINDVFYWYQRRETRVADARQSAQYERAHIAGAPLSPAPDGGSNDPIEEWSTDERIVTYCGCPHHLSGLRAASLINDGYKEVYALDEGFGAWIDRGYPLQGSDVSADRATYTIRGQSDAAYAGEMVMLEQVDAKRHEAAPIADDGSYTLQLHYGGSTDSRFRVEAPDYTTEGTLEELTSGTVTA; encoded by the coding sequence ATGGATCGACGGACGTTCCTCACGATCAGTGGGGCGGCGACACTCGGCAGCGTTGCTGGCTGTCTCAGCGATGACGGGACCGAGACCGAGGCCGACGGATACGGGCCGAAACCGGACACGGTACCCGAAGAGCGATCGATCGACACCAGCACGTACCGAACGCAGGTGTTCCAGGGCGTCGAGGTTCCGCTGGCGCCGATCAACGACGTCTTCTACTGGTACCAGCGACGGGAAACGCGGGTGGCCGACGCGCGGCAATCCGCGCAGTACGAACGAGCACACATCGCCGGGGCACCGCTGAGCCCCGCTCCCGACGGCGGCTCGAACGATCCGATCGAGGAGTGGTCCACGGACGAACGGATCGTCACCTACTGCGGCTGTCCGCACCACCTCTCCGGGTTGCGCGCCGCGTCGCTGATCAACGACGGGTACAAGGAGGTGTACGCGCTCGACGAAGGGTTCGGCGCGTGGATCGATCGCGGTTACCCGCTCCAGGGATCGGACGTCTCGGCGGATCGGGCGACCTACACCATTCGGGGCCAGTCCGATGCCGCCTACGCCGGCGAGATGGTCATGCTCGAGCAGGTCGACGCGAAGCGGCACGAAGCAGCGCCGATCGCCGACGACGGTTCGTACACGCTGCAGCTCCACTACGGGGGTTCGACCGATTCCCGATTCAGGGTCGAAGCGCCCGATTATACGACAGAGGGAACGCTCGAAGAGTTGACGAGCGGCACCGTTACGGCCTGA
- a CDS encoding metallophosphoesterase family protein, with protein sequence MKVGLISDVHGNRVALEAVLDDMPPIDGLVCAGDVVGYNPWPAACVDELRDRDVPTVMGNHDAAVVEGTAFRFNEMARAGVEHAREHLSDAQLRWLADLPEERYEYGGRLKIVHGHPDDPDRYTRYTRPHEFSAGLLGDEDVLVLGHTHVQHVERYGEGIVVNPGSVGQPRDGDPRAGYAVVDLDALTVEPRRVEYDIEAVKAAVHEAGLPERIGSRLDRGK encoded by the coding sequence ATGAAGGTCGGACTCATCTCGGACGTCCACGGCAATCGCGTCGCCCTCGAGGCCGTCCTCGACGACATGCCGCCGATCGACGGCCTCGTCTGCGCGGGCGACGTCGTCGGCTACAACCCCTGGCCCGCCGCGTGCGTCGACGAACTCCGCGATCGGGACGTGCCGACGGTGATGGGAAACCACGACGCGGCCGTCGTCGAGGGGACCGCGTTCCGATTCAACGAGATGGCGCGGGCGGGCGTCGAACACGCTCGCGAGCACCTCTCGGACGCGCAGCTCCGGTGGCTCGCCGACCTCCCCGAGGAGCGCTACGAGTACGGCGGCCGGCTAAAGATCGTCCACGGCCACCCGGACGATCCGGATCGGTACACGCGGTACACCCGCCCGCACGAGTTCTCGGCCGGATTGCTCGGCGACGAGGACGTGCTCGTGCTGGGACACACGCACGTCCAGCACGTCGAACGATACGGCGAGGGAATCGTGGTCAACCCCGGCAGCGTCGGGCAGCCCCGCGACGGCGATCCGCGCGCGGGCTACGCCGTGGTCGATCTCGACGCGCTGACCGTCGAACCCCGCCGCGTCGAGTACGATATCGAGGCCGTCAAGGCCGCCGTCCACGAGGCCGGCCTTCCGGAACGGATCGGCAGCCGACTCGATCGCGGCAAGTGA
- a CDS encoding NAD(P)-dependent alcohol dehydrogenase, which produces MQAARLHEYTDEMSEALQIEDVDQPEIDRSDGVIIDVEGAGWCQTDNHIIEGMWEAYAPQDLPMTLGHENAGVVTEVGEEVTLVEEGDPVICHPVQTCGICRPCRLGEDMYCENSAFNGLTTDGGFAEYLRTNERAVIPLPDGVDPTEIAPHADAGITAYHAAKKAVRELNPGDTCVLIGIGGLGHIGLQCVDAMSAADVVAVDIKDEALELAEELGARHTINSADEDLESVLGDLTDDEGAQQVLDFVGGDETTGMAPDIVAAGGDHHVIGYGGHIHEPCQALVNGEFSFKGTLVGKYAELQELVALVDRGDVELHTERYDLDEINTVAERLENREIEGRAVVLPP; this is translated from the coding sequence ATGCAAGCAGCCCGGCTCCACGAGTACACCGACGAGATGAGCGAGGCGCTGCAGATCGAGGACGTCGATCAGCCCGAAATCGATCGCTCCGACGGCGTCATCATCGACGTCGAGGGCGCGGGATGGTGCCAGACGGACAACCACATCATCGAGGGGATGTGGGAGGCGTACGCGCCCCAAGACCTGCCGATGACGCTCGGCCACGAGAACGCCGGCGTCGTCACCGAGGTCGGCGAGGAGGTGACGCTGGTCGAGGAGGGCGATCCGGTGATCTGTCACCCCGTTCAAACTTGCGGCATCTGCCGCCCCTGTCGGCTCGGCGAGGACATGTACTGCGAGAACAGCGCGTTCAACGGCCTCACCACCGACGGCGGTTTCGCCGAGTACCTGCGGACGAACGAGCGCGCGGTGATCCCGCTTCCGGACGGCGTCGATCCGACCGAGATCGCCCCGCACGCCGACGCCGGGATCACGGCCTACCACGCGGCGAAGAAGGCCGTCCGGGAACTGAACCCCGGCGACACGTGCGTCCTCATCGGCATCGGCGGCCTCGGTCACATCGGCCTCCAGTGCGTCGACGCGATGAGCGCCGCGGACGTCGTCGCCGTCGACATCAAGGACGAGGCGCTCGAGTTGGCCGAAGAACTCGGCGCGCGGCACACGATCAACTCGGCGGACGAGGACCTCGAGTCCGTCCTCGGCGACCTGACCGACGACGAGGGCGCCCAGCAGGTGCTCGACTTCGTCGGGGGCGACGAAACGACGGGCATGGCTCCCGACATCGTCGCCGCCGGGGGCGACCACCACGTCATCGGCTACGGCGGCCACATCCACGAACCCTGCCAGGCGCTGGTCAACGGCGAATTCTCGTTCAAGGGGACCCTCGTGGGCAAGTACGCCGAACTCCAGGAACTCGTCGCCCTCGTCGATCGGGGCGACGTGGAGTTGCACACCGAACGGTACGATCTGGACGAGATCAACACCGTCGCGGAACGGCTCGAAAATCGGGAGATCGAAGGCCGGGCGGTCGTGTTGCCGCCCTGA
- the cgi121 gene encoding KEOPS complex subunit Cgi121, with protein sequence MELLECRLEIDGLDSFVRDLGAIGDRRGVTVQAFDARYVADRRHLERAVDLADRAIVRGENVARDRAVEILLYAAGRRQIDRALEMGVTEGPNRAVILVDADAADGEGDAGANEAAALEDLEALDAVVGTEPTIEGDHAETLRDFFDVTDAERAATDATLATLVRERVALLEVEK encoded by the coding sequence ATGGAGCTGCTCGAATGCCGACTCGAAATCGACGGCCTCGACTCGTTCGTGCGCGACCTCGGCGCGATCGGCGATCGTCGCGGAGTGACGGTACAGGCGTTCGACGCGCGATACGTCGCCGATCGGCGCCACCTCGAGCGGGCGGTCGACCTCGCCGATCGAGCGATCGTCCGGGGCGAGAACGTCGCCCGCGACCGCGCGGTCGAGATCCTGCTGTACGCCGCCGGCCGCCGGCAGATCGATCGGGCGCTCGAGATGGGCGTCACCGAGGGACCGAATCGAGCGGTGATCCTCGTCGACGCCGACGCTGCCGACGGAGAGGGAGACGCCGGCGCGAACGAGGCGGCCGCGCTGGAAGACCTCGAAGCCCTGGACGCGGTCGTCGGAACCGAACCGACGATCGAGGGCGACCACGCGGAGACGCTGCGTGACTTCTTCGACGTCACCGACGCCGAACGGGCGGCGACCGACGCGACGCTCGCGACGCTCGTCCGGGAGCGGGTCGCCTTGCTCGAGGTCGAGAAGTGA
- a CDS encoding pyridoxal phosphate-dependent aminotransferase, giving the protein MSTPTDRVRRADRSSIRVMFDLAERHDGDLVRLEVGEPDFDTPQHVVDAAARAAREGETHYTSNAGLPACRRAISETLAAEFGVRYDPDEIVVTVGGMEALHLAVLATVSPGEELLVPGPTWPNYETQALLADGSFREVPMPAESGFALEADRVIDAMGDDTGAVVLTTPSNPTGRVFDPAACRAVVEAAADHDAYVIADEVYLGLTYDGAAEGIAAHTGHPDHVVTVGSCSKAYAMTGWRLGWLAGDGHLVDEVTKVREATTACASSVAQHAAIAALTGPKGPFEEMRRAFRRRRDLVVDRVAEIDGLSCPRPEGAFYAFLDPGLDADSLSVATYLLEEHGVVLAPGDGFGETAPERLRLSFANSLDRLDEGFDRIEAGLRAY; this is encoded by the coding sequence ATGTCCACACCGACGGATCGAGTCCGCCGGGCGGACCGCTCGAGCATCCGCGTCATGTTCGATCTCGCGGAACGCCACGACGGCGACCTCGTTCGACTCGAGGTCGGCGAACCCGATTTCGACACGCCCCAACACGTCGTCGACGCGGCCGCGCGCGCCGCTCGCGAGGGCGAGACGCACTACACCTCGAACGCCGGCCTGCCGGCGTGTCGACGCGCGATCAGCGAAACGCTGGCCGCCGAGTTCGGCGTCCGATACGACCCCGACGAGATCGTCGTCACCGTCGGCGGGATGGAAGCGCTCCACCTGGCCGTCCTGGCGACGGTGTCTCCCGGCGAGGAACTCCTCGTTCCGGGCCCGACGTGGCCGAACTACGAGACGCAGGCGCTGCTCGCCGACGGCTCGTTCCGCGAGGTGCCGATGCCGGCCGAGTCCGGGTTCGCCCTCGAGGCCGACCGCGTCATCGACGCGATGGGTGACGACACGGGAGCGGTCGTGCTCACGACGCCGTCGAACCCGACGGGTCGCGTCTTCGATCCGGCCGCGTGTCGCGCCGTCGTCGAGGCCGCCGCCGATCACGACGCGTACGTGATCGCCGACGAGGTGTACCTCGGGCTCACCTACGACGGCGCGGCCGAGGGGATCGCGGCGCACACCGGCCACCCCGACCACGTGGTGACCGTCGGCTCCTGTTCGAAGGCGTACGCGATGACCGGCTGGCGACTCGGCTGGCTCGCGGGCGACGGCCACCTCGTCGACGAGGTGACGAAAGTTCGCGAAGCGACGACGGCTTGCGCCTCGAGTGTGGCTCAGCACGCCGCGATCGCGGCGCTCACGGGCCCGAAGGGACCGTTCGAGGAGATGCGTCGCGCTTTCCGCCGCCGACGCGACCTCGTCGTCGATCGCGTCGCTGAGATCGACGGCCTCTCCTGTCCCCGGCCGGAGGGCGCGTTTTACGCGTTCCTCGATCCGGGCCTCGACGCGGACAGCCTCTCGGTCGCCACGTACCTGCTGGAAGAGCACGGTGTCGTGCTCGCCCCCGGCGACGGCTTCGGCGAGACGGCCCCGGAACGCCTGCGACTGTCGTTCGCGAACTCCCTCGATCGCCTCGACGAGGGCTTCGATCGGATCGAGGCCGGACTGCGGGCGTACTAA